The following are encoded together in the Halopseudomonas salegens genome:
- a CDS encoding protein adenylyltransferase SelO, translated as MWNLDNSYARLNPGLFAHQLPTPVAEPHWVLRNPALADILGLDPATLHSDELLAICAGNALPPGSEPLAQAYAGHQFGNFTILGDGRAVLLGEQLTPDGQRIDLQLKGSGPTPFSRRGDGRAGLGPMLREFIISEALHGLGIPATRSLAVVATGEPVYRQQVEPGAVLLRTAASHLRVGTFEYAHHQGGVERVRELADYCINRHYPDCAQADNPYLALLRAVIQRQAELIANWMQVGFIHGVMNTDNMSLCGESIDFGPCAFMDEYASNTVFSSIDQHGRYAYANQPAIGQWNLARFAETLLPLLAEDQKNAISLAQQALGDYVDNYQKAWLQGMGCKLGLADATESDRRLIDDWLKLLEQEKADFTNSFRALSGDPASLAQLPTQPLFQQPAFTQWQQRWQARLNDQHGDQTTAVALMQAHNPQVIARNHQVEHALQAAVQFGELQPCEQLLSHLRQPYACSPGMADYCRPPEPSERVLQTFCGT; from the coding sequence ATGTGGAATCTGGACAACAGTTATGCGCGTCTCAATCCCGGGCTGTTTGCCCACCAATTGCCGACGCCGGTAGCTGAACCGCACTGGGTATTGCGCAACCCGGCACTGGCGGACATCCTGGGGCTGGATCCCGCCACGCTGCACAGCGATGAGCTGTTGGCTATCTGTGCGGGCAACGCATTGCCACCCGGCAGCGAGCCACTGGCCCAGGCCTATGCCGGTCACCAGTTCGGCAATTTCACTATTCTTGGTGATGGCCGCGCCGTGCTACTGGGTGAACAACTAACCCCCGACGGCCAGCGCATTGACCTGCAGCTGAAAGGCTCTGGCCCAACGCCCTTTTCTCGCCGTGGCGATGGCCGCGCTGGTCTGGGCCCCATGTTGCGTGAATTCATTATCAGTGAAGCATTGCACGGCCTTGGTATTCCTGCCACACGAAGCCTGGCAGTTGTCGCTACTGGCGAGCCGGTCTACCGTCAACAGGTAGAACCCGGTGCCGTACTCTTGCGTACCGCTGCCAGTCACCTGCGCGTCGGCACCTTCGAGTACGCTCACCATCAGGGAGGGGTCGAGCGGGTTCGAGAACTGGCCGACTACTGCATCAACCGCCACTACCCGGATTGCGCGCAGGCGGACAACCCCTATCTGGCCCTGCTGCGTGCCGTTATTCAGCGTCAGGCCGAACTGATTGCCAACTGGATGCAGGTCGGTTTCATTCACGGCGTCATGAATACCGACAATATGAGCCTGTGTGGCGAAAGCATTGATTTCGGCCCCTGCGCCTTTATGGATGAATATGCCAGCAATACCGTCTTCAGCTCGATAGATCAGCATGGCCGCTATGCCTATGCCAACCAGCCGGCAATAGGCCAGTGGAACCTGGCGCGTTTTGCCGAAACCCTGCTTCCCCTTCTCGCCGAGGACCAGAAGAACGCCATCAGCCTCGCCCAACAGGCACTGGGTGACTATGTCGACAATTACCAAAAGGCCTGGTTACAAGGCATGGGCTGCAAACTGGGTCTTGCAGACGCGACTGAGTCTGACCGCCGCCTGATCGACGACTGGCTCAAGCTGCTGGAACAGGAAAAGGCCGACTTTACCAACAGCTTCCGGGCCCTGTCCGGCGATCCAGCCAGCCTGGCTCAACTGCCAACCCAGCCGCTGTTCCAGCAGCCCGCTTTTACTCAATGGCAACAACGCTGGCAAGCCCGTCTGAACGATCAGCATGGGGATCAGACCACTGCAGTAGCGCTGATGCAGGCGCACAACCCGCAAGTGATAGCGCGCAATCATCAGGTTGAACACGCCTTGCAAGCAGCTGTTCAGTTCGGAGAGCTGCAACCCTGCGAACAGTTGCTGAGCCATTTACGCCAACCCTATGCCTGCTCACCGGGCATGGCAGACTACTGCCGCCCGCCTGAACCCAGCGAACGCGTATTGCAAACGTTCTGCGGGACCTGA
- a CDS encoding putative urea ABC transporter substrate-binding protein, translating to MFIKRLCLLSALLVSTTLFTNTTHAEPKKFSLAWSIYVGFMPWQYMDESGIMDKWAKKYGIDVELVQVNDYIEAINLYTAGRFDGATMTNMDMLTIPSAAGVDTTAVIVGDFSNGNDAVVLKNRTRLEDIAGLDVNLLELSVSHYTLARALDTVGLSERDVRVVNTSDVDIANAFLDDSVQAVTLWNPQLETVMQHPEAVKVFDSTQIPGEILDIMGVNSATLAANPELGKAMTGAWFEAVGILLSDTPEGIAARELMAAGSGTDLAGFERQLEATYLFPTPQAKLDYLTSERLTETMDFVTAFSFEHGLLGDGAASADVIGIAMPDGSVLGNPDFVRMRFNHDFLQMAVDNTL from the coding sequence ATGTTTATCAAACGACTTTGCTTGCTTTCAGCGTTGCTGGTAAGCACTACCCTGTTCACCAACACGACCCATGCCGAGCCAAAGAAATTTTCTCTGGCCTGGTCAATCTATGTCGGCTTCATGCCCTGGCAGTATATGGATGAGAGCGGCATCATGGACAAGTGGGCCAAGAAATACGGTATCGACGTGGAGCTGGTTCAGGTCAACGACTATATCGAAGCCATCAACCTCTACACGGCCGGGCGTTTCGATGGCGCAACCATGACCAATATGGACATGCTGACCATTCCCTCGGCAGCTGGCGTAGATACCACCGCAGTCATCGTTGGTGACTTCTCCAATGGCAATGATGCCGTCGTGTTGAAAAACCGCACACGACTGGAAGACATTGCCGGGCTGGACGTAAATCTGCTGGAGCTGTCGGTTTCCCATTACACGCTTGCACGCGCGCTGGATACCGTCGGTCTCAGTGAACGTGACGTGCGTGTGGTGAATACGTCGGACGTCGATATTGCCAATGCCTTTCTGGATGACAGCGTGCAGGCAGTTACCCTGTGGAACCCGCAACTGGAAACCGTCATGCAGCACCCTGAAGCAGTCAAGGTGTTTGATTCCACCCAGATCCCCGGTGAAATCCTCGACATCATGGGTGTCAACTCGGCTACACTCGCCGCCAACCCCGAGCTGGGCAAGGCAATGACTGGCGCCTGGTTCGAGGCAGTCGGGATTCTCCTGTCTGACACGCCGGAAGGCATCGCCGCCCGCGAGCTTATGGCAGCCGGCTCGGGGACGGATCTGGCCGGTTTCGAACGTCAGCTGGAAGCCACTTACCTGTTCCCGACACCGCAGGCCAAGCTGGACTATCTGACATCAGAACGGCTGACCGAAACCATGGATTTCGTTACCGCTTTTTCCTTTGAGCATGGTTTGCTGGGCGACGGGGCAGCCTCGGCTGACGTTATCGGTATTGCCATGCCCGACGGTTCGGTCCTGGGCAACCCGGACTTTGTTCGCATGCGTTTCAACCATGATTTTCTGCAGATGGCTGTGGACAATACGCTTTGA
- a CDS encoding metal-dependent hydrolase family protein has protein sequence MIRLRCLLPSCILMLSFSLSLPATAASDGLLLEDVYLFDGQSAERSQQRVNVLVRNGLIEEISSASIALESTDNLTVIDGDGRTLMPGLIDAHWHSTLVKPSSVTALTADIAYIHLLAGAVGDATLMRGFTSVRDMGGPSFGLRRAIDEGVISGPRIFPSGAMISQTGGHGDFRLPHEVPTAGNAPLSYPDQVRVTAIADGADAVLKRTREQLMLGATQIKLMAGGGVSSMYDPLDVTQYTRDELRAAVMAAENWGTYVAVHAYTSRAVSMALEAGVKSIEHGQLVDEDTVKLMASKEAWWSLQPFIDNELSNPQTGPSRLKQQMVHQGTDRAFDLAKKHDVKVAFGTDMLGTGNLGENQNALLVSMQRWYSPGEVLQIATANNGALIGLAGPRYPLAGPLGILVEGAVADMLLVEGDPTADLSLIADPEQNFRLIIKNGVIHKNTL, from the coding sequence ATGATTCGCCTGCGCTGCCTGTTGCCGAGCTGCATCCTGATGCTGTCATTCAGCCTGTCCTTGCCCGCAACAGCCGCTAGCGACGGTTTGCTGCTGGAAGACGTCTATCTGTTCGATGGCCAGTCAGCCGAGCGCAGCCAGCAGCGGGTAAATGTACTGGTGCGCAATGGCCTGATTGAAGAGATTTCCTCTGCTTCAATCGCCCTTGAATCGACCGACAACCTGACGGTGATTGACGGTGACGGCCGCACTCTGATGCCCGGGCTGATCGATGCCCACTGGCACTCCACTCTGGTCAAACCCTCCTCTGTCACCGCCCTCACCGCTGATATTGCGTATATTCATCTGCTGGCCGGTGCCGTCGGCGATGCCACTCTGATGCGTGGGTTCACCTCGGTCAGGGATATGGGTGGGCCTTCATTCGGTTTGCGCCGAGCGATTGATGAAGGGGTCATTTCAGGGCCGCGAATATTTCCTTCCGGGGCAATGATTTCGCAAACCGGTGGCCACGGGGACTTTCGTTTACCCCATGAAGTCCCGACTGCCGGCAACGCCCCATTGAGTTATCCCGATCAGGTCCGTGTGACGGCGATCGCAGATGGTGCCGATGCAGTACTCAAGCGCACCCGAGAGCAACTGATGCTTGGCGCCACCCAGATCAAGCTGATGGCTGGCGGCGGCGTCAGCTCGATGTATGACCCGCTGGATGTCACTCAATACACCCGGGACGAATTGCGTGCTGCAGTAATGGCAGCGGAAAACTGGGGCACCTATGTGGCGGTGCATGCCTACACCTCCAGAGCCGTCAGCATGGCACTTGAAGCCGGGGTAAAAAGCATCGAACACGGTCAACTGGTGGATGAAGATACGGTCAAGTTGATGGCAAGCAAAGAGGCCTGGTGGAGCCTGCAGCCATTTATCGATAACGAGCTGTCCAACCCGCAAACCGGGCCGTCGCGACTGAAACAACAAATGGTGCACCAGGGGACCGACCGCGCCTTTGACCTGGCGAAAAAACATGACGTCAAGGTGGCCTTCGGGACCGATATGCTCGGCACTGGCAACCTGGGTGAGAACCAGAATGCGCTGCTGGTCTCCATGCAGAGATGGTACAGCCCCGGAGAAGTACTGCAGATTGCTACGGCTAACAATGGTGCCCTGATCGGTCTGGCTGGCCCTCGCTACCCATTGGCTGGTCCGCTGGGCATTCTGGTTGAAGGGGCAGTTGCCGACATGTTGCTGGTTGAGGGCGACCCCACGGCAGACCTGTCACTCATCGCAGACCCTGAACAGAACTTTCGTCTGATCATCAAGAATGGCGTTATCCACAAGAACACCCTGTAA
- a CDS encoding LysE/ArgO family amino acid transporter, with product MGSFFSGLGITLSLIVAVGAQNTWVLTQSMFGQHRRLLAAICISCDSLLIISGIFALDTIQRLLPAVIPALTLAGSALLFWLGGQAALRAWRGQGSLTLEPSIQISSPGKLASATLAITLLNPHVYLDTVVLIGGVGAQQTSPWAYACGATLGSALWFGGLTAGAPLLARQLKTPRAWQVFDSLIALMLLALAGSLLVKVW from the coding sequence ATGGGGTCATTCTTTTCCGGGCTGGGTATCACCCTGAGTCTGATCGTTGCAGTTGGCGCGCAAAACACCTGGGTGTTGACGCAAAGCATGTTCGGGCAGCATCGCCGCCTGCTGGCAGCCATCTGTATCAGTTGCGACAGCCTGCTGATCATCAGCGGTATTTTTGCTCTCGATACGATACAGCGCCTGTTGCCTGCAGTTATTCCGGCGCTGACACTGGCTGGCAGCGCCCTGCTGTTCTGGCTGGGTGGGCAAGCCGCACTGCGTGCCTGGCGCGGCCAGGGCAGCCTGACCCTCGAGCCCTCGATACAGATCAGCAGCCCTGGCAAACTGGCCTCAGCCACCCTCGCAATAACCTTGCTCAATCCGCATGTCTATCTGGATACTGTGGTACTGATCGGAGGCGTTGGCGCCCAGCAAACCAGTCCCTGGGCCTATGCGTGTGGCGCAACGCTGGGCTCTGCACTCTGGTTTGGTGGCCTGACCGCCGGCGCCCCCCTGTTGGCCCGGCAATTGAAAACCCCACGCGCCTGGCAGGTATTCGACAGCCTGATTGCCCTGATGCTCTTGGCCCTGGCTGGATCCCTGTTGGTAAAAGTCTGGTAG
- a CDS encoding LysR family transcriptional regulator ArgP, which yields MLEYRLLAALAAVIEEGSFERAAQRLYITQSAVSQRIKQLESRLGQAALLRISPPQPTAFGRQLHNHLRQVEQMEQQLGLGDPLEAVPVRLTVNADSLATWLPAALSLPEYPGVRYHLSVEDQAVGLKRMKNGEVMACLCASAEAVNGGRVEFLGLLRYRAVATPAFVARYRALPGQGHWLSRAPCLVFNQDDRLQHDYLASQGAGSPQHCHYCPSSEGFVQCVEQGIAFGLIPELQIRQQLANGALIEVLPDTPVDVPHYWHYWRAESAVLKTLRLSVREAARQVLQT from the coding sequence ATGCTTGAGTATCGTTTGTTGGCAGCCCTGGCCGCAGTCATCGAAGAGGGCAGCTTTGAGCGCGCGGCGCAGCGGCTATATATCACCCAGTCCGCGGTCAGTCAGCGCATCAAGCAACTGGAAAGTCGTTTGGGTCAGGCTGCCTTGTTGCGCATCAGTCCACCGCAACCGACCGCTTTTGGACGTCAATTGCACAACCATTTGCGGCAGGTCGAGCAAATGGAGCAGCAGCTGGGGCTGGGTGATCCCCTGGAAGCAGTGCCTGTCCGGCTGACGGTCAATGCCGACTCACTGGCTACCTGGTTACCGGCTGCTTTGAGTCTGCCGGAGTATCCCGGGGTGCGTTACCATCTGAGCGTGGAAGATCAGGCGGTGGGTCTGAAGCGGATGAAAAACGGCGAGGTGATGGCCTGTCTGTGTGCCAGTGCAGAAGCAGTCAACGGCGGTCGGGTCGAGTTTCTCGGTTTGCTGCGTTATCGTGCCGTCGCCACCCCGGCTTTTGTGGCCCGGTACCGCGCACTTCCCGGTCAGGGTCACTGGCTAAGTCGTGCTCCCTGTCTGGTATTCAATCAGGACGACCGTCTGCAACATGACTATCTGGCCAGTCAGGGGGCCGGCAGCCCTCAACATTGCCATTATTGTCCGAGTTCAGAGGGCTTTGTGCAGTGTGTGGAGCAGGGGATCGCTTTTGGCTTGATCCCGGAATTGCAGATCCGCCAGCAACTGGCCAATGGCGCGCTGATTGAAGTGTTGCCGGACACGCCGGTGGATGTTCCTCATTATTGGCACTACTGGCGAGCAGAAAGCGCGGTGTTGAAGACCTTGCGCCTGTCGGTACGCGAAGCGGCGCGACAGGTCCTGCAGACCTGA
- a CDS encoding mechanosensitive ion channel family protein produces the protein MDTLLNTFTESVFLGKLISSGLLIIALSMAYRLGAASIRRVSWSTHESQRRWLVMARYLAVIACIFLLIVVWADQLRTLALSVVAFAAAIILSTKELLMCFTGGMLRSSAGMFSLGDRIEVKKLRGDVIDLTMLTTTILEIGPEQLSHQHTGRAIVLPNSTFLSEAVINESFTEDYVLHISVVPLSRKDDWSRAERHLLQAANEVCGEFIQAARTHLSRLGKQQGIDVPSVEPRITLLFPKPEEINLLVRFPVPARKKGRTEQAMLRRYLTLETEAAKEAVKEEHAGEEQTDGAPTSNN, from the coding sequence ATGGACACCCTGCTCAACACCTTCACTGAAAGCGTTTTCCTCGGCAAACTGATCAGCAGCGGGCTCTTGATCATTGCCCTGAGCATGGCCTATCGACTGGGTGCGGCCAGCATTCGTCGCGTGAGTTGGTCGACCCACGAATCACAGCGTCGTTGGCTGGTCATGGCGCGCTATCTGGCGGTGATTGCCTGTATTTTCCTGCTGATTGTGGTGTGGGCTGATCAGCTGCGGACTCTGGCGCTATCCGTCGTTGCCTTTGCTGCGGCGATCATTCTGTCGACCAAGGAATTGTTGATGTGCTTCACCGGCGGGATGCTGCGTTCCAGTGCCGGCATGTTCTCTTTGGGTGACCGTATCGAAGTCAAGAAATTGCGTGGCGATGTGATCGATCTGACCATGTTGACCACCACCATTCTGGAAATTGGCCCGGAGCAGTTGTCGCACCAGCACACCGGGCGCGCGATCGTATTACCCAACTCGACTTTTCTCAGCGAAGCGGTGATCAACGAAAGTTTTACCGAGGACTATGTTCTGCATATCTCGGTAGTGCCGCTGTCACGCAAGGATGACTGGTCCCGTGCGGAACGTCATCTGTTGCAGGCGGCCAATGAGGTATGCGGAGAGTTTATCCAGGCAGCGCGGACACATCTGTCGCGTCTCGGCAAACAACAGGGGATTGATGTGCCCTCGGTGGAGCCACGTATCACCCTGCTGTTTCCCAAGCCGGAAGAGATCAATTTGCTGGTGCGTTTTCCAGTACCGGCACGCAAGAAAGGCCGTACCGAGCAAGCCATGCTGCGGCGCTATCTGACCCTGGAAACCGAAGCGGCCAAGGAAGCCGTCAAGGAAGAACACGCCGGTGAGGAGCAGACGGACGGAGCCCCCACAAGCAACAACTGA
- a CDS encoding sodium-dependent transporter: MSNPGAETAKTRGQWSSEPAFIFSMAAAAVGLGNLWRFPYMVGEYGGGAFILAYLIALFIVCLPIMYLEVAAGRLAQGNTVHTYRQVHRWGAWYGWFVVGLTVIISSYYLVITGWTLGYAVDAIRDDLQVFSDFSAGYASVYYFLGIIALSSLVLIRGIGALEAFSKILMPVLLIIIIALVITASQMEGWQQAKEFLLYADFSAWQESELWIMAFAQGFYTLAIGQGYLVTYGSYIPAKAHVPRACLIVGVTESGIALLAGWMIFPFVFTYGMDPGQGSQLAFSTLPVVFENMSWGVPVAMAFFLLFFMAAFSSCLAGLKVIVSAIAEEFGVSNLRAVGMVAVMMLALGLPSALSFSPLELSVGGTPVLDWIDQLVGGQVVLFSGVLGAGFFCWMVKPMRLRKGLGTRSHWWEWRIYIVGRWLPFLVLGWVLLIWLLGGGLAD, translated from the coding sequence ATGTCCAACCCGGGGGCGGAAACCGCGAAAACCCGCGGCCAATGGTCCTCAGAGCCGGCTTTTATATTTTCCATGGCCGCTGCTGCTGTCGGCCTGGGTAACCTCTGGCGCTTCCCCTACATGGTCGGTGAGTATGGGGGAGGTGCCTTTATTCTGGCCTACCTGATCGCTCTTTTTATTGTCTGTTTGCCGATCATGTATCTCGAAGTTGCGGCCGGCCGCCTGGCACAAGGCAATACGGTGCATACCTATCGCCAGGTTCATCGCTGGGGCGCCTGGTACGGATGGTTCGTGGTCGGACTGACGGTGATTATCTCCAGTTATTATCTGGTGATTACCGGCTGGACCCTGGGGTATGCAGTGGATGCCATACGCGACGATTTGCAGGTGTTCAGCGATTTTTCCGCGGGCTATGCCTCGGTCTATTACTTTCTTGGCATCATTGCCCTGAGCAGTCTGGTACTGATCAGGGGTATTGGCGCGCTGGAAGCCTTTTCCAAGATTCTGATGCCGGTGCTGCTGATCATCATCATCGCTCTGGTCATCACTGCATCGCAAATGGAAGGCTGGCAGCAAGCCAAAGAATTTCTGTTGTATGCCGACTTTTCTGCCTGGCAAGAATCAGAGTTGTGGATCATGGCCTTCGCCCAGGGGTTTTACACGCTGGCGATCGGGCAGGGTTATCTGGTGACTTACGGTAGTTACATCCCGGCTAAGGCGCATGTGCCTCGCGCCTGTCTGATTGTTGGCGTCACTGAAAGCGGGATTGCCTTGCTGGCCGGCTGGATGATTTTTCCCTTCGTGTTTACCTATGGCATGGACCCGGGTCAGGGCAGCCAGCTGGCTTTCAGTACCTTGCCCGTCGTGTTTGAAAACATGAGCTGGGGCGTGCCGGTGGCGATGGCGTTTTTCCTGTTGTTCTTTATGGCCGCTTTCAGTTCCTGCCTGGCGGGGTTGAAGGTGATTGTCAGCGCCATTGCCGAAGAGTTTGGAGTAAGCAATCTCCGCGCCGTTGGGATGGTTGCGGTTATGATGCTGGCCTTGGGTTTACCGTCGGCGCTCAGCTTTTCTCCGCTCGAACTCAGCGTAGGTGGCACACCGGTGCTGGACTGGATCGACCAACTGGTGGGCGGTCAGGTGGTGCTTTTTTCGGGCGTTCTGGGCGCTGGTTTCTTCTGTTGGATGGTCAAACCCATGCGTTTGCGCAAAGGGTTGGGCACCCGCTCACACTGGTGGGAGTGGCGCATATATATCGTTGGCCGGTGGCTACCCTTTTTGGTACTCGGCTGGGTGCTGTTGATCTGGTTGCTGGGTGGAGGATTGGCCGATTGA
- the tssH gene encoding type VI secretion system ATPase TssH yields the protein MSAISRIDLFGKLNPLLYKAVEGATVFCKLRGNAYIEVSHWLHQLLLADDNDLHRIARHFGLDAGKLAASLNTAIDRLPSGANQITDFSDDIEFSIERAWVYSTLLFGLSSIRSGSLLFAMLKTDRLQRVLASISPDLAAIDPEALHQSFSSITDGSPEDIQGPSDQSHLAGLAPGESSQSMSPAAMGKQDALKRFAVDLTERAHNGEIDPVIGRSPEIRQLVDILMRRRQNNPLLTGEAGVGKTAVVEGFALRIAEGDVPPPLQGIRLLMLDVGLLQAGASMKGEFEQRLSQIIDEVQSSPVPIILFIDEIHTLIGAGGAAGTGDAANLLKPALARGNLRTIGATTWSEYKKHIEKDPALTRRFQVIQIDEPDEDNAIDMLRGLVGALETHHDVHILDEALKASVRLSHRYIPARQLPDKAISLLDTTCARVAISQHTLPAALDDCQRRIAGLEAELSIIAHEKSFGIDADTREQHCLQALADARDEASRLQERWDEERALARRLVELRNLLKQPQADTASDSDSDSDSDSDSDSRQDATEAELAQYMDEHQTIVQQLATRQGESPLVLPAVDESSVAAVLADWTGIPVGKMLRNEITTVLNLGDTLEQRVAGQRHALDMISRRIQTARARLDNPDKPIGVFMLAGPSGVGKTETALALAETLYGGEQNLITINMSEFQEAHSVSTLKGAPPGYVGYGEGGVLTEAVRRKPYSVVLLDEIEKAHPDVHELFFQVFDKGRMEDGEGRQIDFRNTIILLTSNVGTDLIMQLTQEPELMPESDALAKALRPALLDVFPPAFLGRLVVVPYYPLSRDTLEQIVRLQLERICRRTSTQHDISFTYAQEAVDLIIRRCSEVESGGRMIDAILTQTVLPAISHEYLTRLSQGNGLVSVHMTASKDDFTFTFEDTREP from the coding sequence ATGAGCGCAATCAGTCGAATCGACCTTTTCGGAAAGCTCAACCCGCTGCTCTACAAGGCCGTTGAAGGGGCCACCGTTTTCTGCAAGCTTCGCGGCAATGCCTACATAGAAGTGTCGCACTGGCTGCATCAACTGTTGCTGGCTGACGATAATGACCTCCACCGCATCGCGCGGCACTTTGGCCTTGATGCCGGAAAACTGGCTGCCAGCCTCAATACGGCCATTGACCGGTTACCCTCAGGCGCCAACCAGATTACTGACTTCTCGGATGACATCGAATTCAGTATTGAGCGCGCCTGGGTCTACAGCACCCTGCTGTTCGGGCTTTCCAGTATCCGTAGCGGGTCGCTGCTGTTTGCCATGCTCAAGACCGATCGTCTGCAGCGCGTGCTGGCCAGTATCAGTCCTGACCTAGCGGCTATCGACCCCGAGGCGCTTCATCAGTCATTTTCTTCCATAACCGACGGCTCTCCGGAAGACATTCAAGGACCTTCAGACCAGAGTCATCTGGCAGGCCTGGCACCCGGCGAATCCAGTCAGTCCATGTCGCCAGCGGCGATGGGCAAACAGGACGCCCTCAAACGTTTTGCGGTCGACCTTACCGAACGCGCGCACAATGGCGAGATTGACCCGGTCATCGGCCGCAGCCCGGAAATTCGACAGCTGGTCGATATTCTCATGCGTCGCCGACAGAACAATCCGTTGCTGACCGGCGAGGCCGGTGTGGGCAAGACCGCCGTAGTAGAAGGCTTTGCCCTGCGCATAGCTGAAGGGGACGTACCGCCTCCGCTGCAAGGGATTCGCCTGCTGATGCTGGATGTGGGGCTCCTGCAAGCCGGCGCCAGCATGAAAGGTGAATTTGAGCAGCGCCTCAGCCAGATTATCGACGAGGTTCAGAGCAGTCCGGTCCCCATCATTCTGTTCATTGATGAAATACATACGCTTATCGGCGCAGGCGGCGCCGCTGGAACGGGCGATGCCGCCAACCTGCTGAAACCCGCCCTGGCTCGAGGCAACCTGCGCACCATAGGTGCGACCACCTGGAGCGAGTACAAGAAGCATATCGAGAAGGATCCCGCTCTTACCCGGCGTTTTCAGGTGATTCAGATTGACGAGCCTGATGAGGACAATGCGATTGATATGCTCAGGGGCTTGGTCGGCGCTCTGGAGACACACCATGACGTCCATATTCTGGATGAAGCTCTGAAGGCGTCAGTGCGGCTTTCGCATCGGTATATACCGGCAAGACAACTGCCGGACAAAGCTATCAGTCTGCTGGATACCACCTGTGCGCGGGTGGCCATCAGTCAGCACACCCTGCCTGCCGCACTGGATGACTGCCAACGCCGAATTGCCGGTCTTGAAGCCGAGCTGTCGATCATTGCCCATGAAAAGAGCTTCGGCATTGATGCTGACACCCGGGAGCAACACTGCCTTCAGGCACTGGCAGACGCGCGAGATGAAGCGTCTCGATTGCAGGAACGCTGGGACGAAGAGCGCGCCTTGGCCCGTCGCCTGGTAGAGCTGCGCAATCTGCTCAAACAACCCCAGGCAGACACAGCGTCGGATTCGGATTCGGATTCGGATTCGGATTCGGATTCGGATTCCAGGCAGGATGCAACTGAAGCCGAACTGGCACAGTATATGGACGAGCACCAGACTATTGTTCAGCAATTGGCGACCCGGCAGGGCGAGTCACCTCTGGTTCTTCCGGCCGTAGACGAAAGTTCAGTGGCGGCAGTGCTTGCAGACTGGACCGGTATTCCTGTCGGCAAAATGTTGCGCAATGAAATAACCACGGTGCTGAATCTGGGCGACACGCTGGAACAGCGCGTGGCTGGCCAGCGGCATGCCCTCGACATGATCAGTCGTCGTATCCAGACAGCCCGTGCCCGCCTGGACAACCCGGACAAACCCATTGGCGTTTTCATGCTGGCCGGCCCATCCGGTGTTGGCAAGACCGAAACCGCCCTGGCATTGGCCGAAACACTCTACGGTGGTGAACAGAACCTCATCACCATCAACATGAGCGAATTCCAGGAAGCTCACAGCGTTTCCACCCTCAAAGGCGCTCCACCGGGCTACGTGGGTTACGGTGAAGGCGGCGTCTTGACCGAAGCCGTTCGCCGCAAGCCCTACTCGGTGGTATTGCTGGACGAAATCGAAAAAGCCCACCCGGATGTACACGAGCTGTTCTTCCAGGTGTTTGACAAGGGCAGGATGGAAGATGGAGAAGGTCGTCAAATCGACTTCCGCAATACCATCATCCTGCTGACCTCGAATGTTGGCACCGATCTGATCATGCAGCTGACCCAGGAACCCGAGCTGATGCCCGAGTCGGACGCGCTCGCAAAAGCCCTGCGCCCTGCGCTGCTTGATGTTTTTCCGCCGGCATTTTTGGGGCGTCTTGTGGTGGTGCCTTACTATCCACTCTCTCGGGACACGCTTGAGCAGATTGTCCGCTTGCAGCTTGAGCGCATCTGCCGACGCACGTCAACGCAACACGACATCAGCTTCACCTACGCCCAAGAGGCCGTCGATCTGATCATACGTCGTTGCAGCGAAGTGGAGTCTGGCGGACGGATGATCGACGCCATTCTCACTCAAACCGTATTGCCCGCTATCAGCCATGAATACCTGACGCGCCTGAGCCAGGGCAACGGCCTCGTCTCGGTACATATGACTGCCAGCAAGGACGATTTCACTTTCACCTTTGAAGATACCAGGGAGCCCTGA